A section of the Osmia lignaria lignaria isolate PbOS001 chromosome 16, iyOsmLign1, whole genome shotgun sequence genome encodes:
- the UQCR-C1 gene encoding ubiquinol-cytochrome c reductase core protein 1, which translates to MATRLLKVSSALRTCTNKTSLVKVQKQWQSTASSLKEILINQPATKVTTLDCGMRVASEDSGSPTATVGIWIDAGSRFETDETNGVAHFMEHMAFKGTSKRSQTDLELEIENMGAQLNAYTSREQTIFYARSLAEDIPKTIEILSDIIQNSKLGESEIERERGVILREMQEVETNLQEVVLDHLHASAYQGTPLGRTILGPTQNIKSITRKDLLEYVRTHYGPPRFVLAGAGGVDHNALVDLAQKHFGQMKGPVYDEIPPPLVPCRYTGSEIRVRDDNIPHAHIAIAVEGAAWSDADTIPLMVANTLMGAWDRSQGGGLNNASYLAQAAAAGLAHSFLSFNTCYKDTGLWGVYFVCDPMSIEDFLHCIQTEWMKLCISVTEKEVERAKNSLKTNMLLQLDGTSAICEDIGRQMLCYNRRIPLHELEARIDGVTASNIHDVCMKYIYDQCPVVAAVGPVENLPDYTLIRAGMYRLRV; encoded by the exons ATGGCGACTCGTCTGCTTAAAGTTAGCTCCGCTTTGCGGACGTGCACTAATAAAACCAGCCTTGTAAAg GTACAAAAGCAATGGCAATCTACAGCATCATCTTTAAAGGAGATACTTATCAATCAACCTGCAACAAAAGTTACAACTTTAGACTGCGGTATGAGAGTAGCCAGTGAAGATAGTGGATCTCCAACAGCCACTGTTGGGATATGGATTGATGCTGGCAGTCGTTTTGAAACTGATGAAACCAATGGAGTTGCTCATTTTATGGAACACATGGCTTTCAAA GGAACTTCAAAACGCTCTCAAACTGACCTAGAGTTGGAAATAGAAAACATGGGAGCTCAGTTGAATGCTTACACAAGCAGAGAACAAACAATATTTTATGCTAGATCTTTGGCAGAAGATATTCCAAAGACCATTGAAATTTTGAGTGACATCATTCAGAATTCAAAACTGGGTGAAAGTGAAATTGAAAGAGAACGTGGTGTTATTTTAAGAGAAATGCAGGAGGTTGAAACAAATCTGCAAGAAGTTGTTCTTGATCATTTACATGCAAGCGCATATCAAGGCACACCTTTGGGAAGAACAATTCTTGGTCCAACTCAGAATATTAAAAGTATTACACGAAAAGATCTTCTTGAGTATGTTAGGACACACTATGGTCCACCTAG GTTTGTTTTAGCTGGTGCAGGTGGTGTAGATCATAATGCTCTGGTAGATCTGGCTCAGAAACATTTTGGTCAAATGAAAGGACCGGTCTATGATGAAATTCCACCTCCCCTTGTACCGTGTCGTTACACGGGATCTGAAATAAGAGTTCGCGATGATAATATTCCCCATGCACATATTGCCATTGCTGTTGAAGGTGCTGCATGGTCTGATGCTGATACCATTCCTCTTATGGTTGCCAATACTCTTATGGGAGCATGGGATCGCAGCCAAGGAGGAGGTTTAAATAATGCGAGCTATTTGGCTCAAGCTGCTGCAGCTGGGCTAGCCCACAGTTTTCTAAGTTTTAATACTTGCTACAAA GACACAGGACTTTGGGGTGTATATTTCGTTTGCGATCCCATGTCAATAGAGGATTTTTTACACTGTATACAAACTGAATGGATGAAATTATGTATATCAGTTACAGAGAAAGAAGTAGAACGCGCAAAAAATAGTCTTAAAACAAATATGCTTCTTCAATTGGATGGAACTAGTGCAATTTGTGAAGACATTGGCCGACAGATGCTTTGTTACAATCGACGTATACCTCTTCATGAACTTGAAGCTAGAATAGAT GGCGTAACTGCTTCAAATATTCATGATGTTTGCATGAAATACATTTACGATCAGTGTCCAGTTGTTGCAGCCGTTGGACCAGTTGAAAATCTACCCGATTATACCCTAATTCGTGCCGGCATGTACAGATTGCGAgtataa
- the LOC117600705 gene encoding uncharacterized protein LOC117600705 — MNKTELNIVLSTEPAKTSSSVIHSHIPVPRITNAIKAQERCPPPRRGSFEKLSRGVSVAAQRASFEKLDAAVQLRSRNNNLSSSSIEMRNSAEKLASSTINCKTNHEPIAIAKLNRSNSLESKWKSKYEESEKRRKLLLQKSEAANKEHAELEKKYQQLQKQNNTLQTQVQDKEQKLQKLRTVSEAVCKEYEQLKHQYDVETGAMHKAMQQASQWYRQNRELKRRSQIITQKFLQVNPEGAVDIELSDEVDSNFEDLDELRETVRELSKEIARLQTELHSARLQEFEAQEQVTHLTTQLEEERTLRQKCEEKVNEMKVHKENMERVTKMVAEEVQALKAQCDRERENAKIMKIEAERVQKERNVLAHQSALLMAEVGDDPNGRLLTVLQEVESLKRSLEEEQQNHASHIQMLEEKLEEKESNVEFEIVEEKLKLAESELEVANQRAERAEQLVENLEGVVQSLKEKISEMEEKLSKPPPPPLPPPPPPPMFNNNGGQSSIKLLTREKMNSERNAVTDMESMLGITKKTPTVTQQPAIDDIINQIKGGRFTLKQTDKQREEERKRRQEAESAPPAVSEMLNILGTMRRRAKPVKQSFPSTDPPT, encoded by the exons ATGAATAAAACAGAACTGAACATTGTGCTGAGCACAGAACCGGCAAAGACATCCTCGAGCGTAATTCACTCGCACATTCCAGTGCCGCGGATCACGAATGCGATTAAAGCACAGGAAAGATGTCCTCCGCCGCGAAGAGGATCTTTCGAAAAGCTATCAAGAGGCGTATCCGTCGCGGCTCAAAGGGCATCGTTCGAGAAGCTCGATGCTGCGGTTCAATTACGATCGAGGAACAATAATTTGTCGAGTTCGAGCATCGAGATGCGAAACTCCGCGGAGAAGCTCGCCTCGTCGACGATCAACTGCAAGACGAACCACGAACCGATCGCTATCGCTAAATTAAACAGGAGCAACAGCCTGGAGAGCAAATGGAAGAGCAAATATGAGGAATCCGAGAAGAGGAGGAAATTGTTGCTACAGAAGAGCGAGgctg CGAATAAAGAACATGCCGAATTGGAGAAGAAATATCAACAATTGCAGAAACAAAATAACACTCTACAGACACAGGTCCAAGATAAAGAACAAAAGTTACAAAAGTTGCGAACAG TTTCTGAGGCAGTATGTAAAGAGTACGAGCAATTGAAGCATCAGTACGATGTCGAGACTGGTGCGATGCATAAAGCAATGCAACAAGCATCTCAG TGGTACAGACAAAATCGTGAATTAAAGAGACGATCTCAGATCATAACGCAAAAATTCCTCCAAGTAAATCCGGAAGGAGCAGTAGACATTGAATTATCAGACGAAGTGGACTCGAATTTTGAAGATCTTGACGAGCTAAGAGAAACTGTCCGGG AATTGAGTAAAGAGATAGCGAGGCTTCAGACCGAATTGCATTCCGCTCGTCTTCAAGAATTCGAAGCCCAGGAACAGGTGACCCACTTAACAACCCAATTGGAGGAAGAAAGAACTCTTCGGCAGAAAT GTGAGGAGAAAGTGAACGAGATGAAGGTGCACAAAGAAAATATGGAAAGGGTTACCAAAATGGTTGCTGAAGAGGTGCAGGCGTTGAAGGCTCAATGTGATCGCGAAAGGGAGAACGCGAAGATAATGAAAATCGAGGCAGAAAGG GTGCAAAAGGAAAGGAACGTGCTGGCTCATCAGAGCGCCCTTTTGATGGCCGAAGTTGGTGATGACCCGAATGGAAGACTGTTAACCGTGTTACAAGAAGTGGAATCATTGAAGAGATCAttagaagaagagcaacagaaTCATGCTTCCCATATACAAATGCTGGAAGAGAAACTGGAAGAGAAAGAATCGAACGTGGAGTTCGAAATAGTCGAGGAGAAGTTGAAGTTGGCTGAATCAGAGTTAGAAGTTGCTAATCAAAGGGCAGAAAGGGCGGAACAATTGGTGGAGAACTTGGAAGGTGTGGTTCAAAGTTTGAAAGAGAAGATCAGCGAAATGGAAGAGAAGCTTTCCAAgccacctccacctcctctaCCACCACCTCCACCGCCACCAATGTTTAACAACAACGGTGGTCAATCGTCCATCAAGTTGCTGACGAGGGAAAAAATGAATTCGGAACGGAATGCGGTGACCGACATGGAAAGTATGCTTGGTATCACCAAGAAAACACCGACAGTTACGCAACAACCTG CTATCGACGATATTATAAATCAGATAAAAGGTGGACGATTCACGTTGAAACAGACGGAC AAAcaaagagaggaagaaagaaaaaggcgaCAGGAAGCGGAAAGTGCACCGCCGGCTGTCTCggaaatgttaaatattttaggTACCATGAGAAGAAGAGCCAAACCGGTAAAGCAATCTTTTCCATCAACAGACCCACCTACATAA
- the LOC117600706 gene encoding protein BCCIP homolog, which produces MAAPVKKRDIQRNIDNRSSDDDDQSSSNSEDNEQDMPEEQGMEIQVDFEGRNPLDPDYHGIKTLLKQLFLKAHIDLGGLTDLIISQNYVGSVVKQSEDLEISDDEESDINDVFGITTVINLSNGQNYLCVQQLRDLLRQMANEHATDATNTMIKHVLENDSEALGLLINERFVNIPAQISVPLLENLVSEIKRANSRKMPFNFSYYILICKLYKTQDKKIQKRLKNKKKDNVEEPIIIWSNPEEEIFAEEATVSFEFSVEKDSDSGLCGTWSEGDDEMTPYRRLLLLDANKLEPIIDKIKNQIS; this is translated from the exons ATGGCTGCTCCGgtaaagaaacgcgatattcaACGAAATATCGACAACAGAAGTAGTGATGATGATGATCAGAGTTCATCAAACAGCGAGGATAATGAACAAGATATGCCAGAAGAACAG GGAATGGAAATTCAAGTAGATTTTGAGGGAAGAAATCCATTAGATCCAGATTATCATGGCATTAAGACCCTTTTAAAGCAGCTCTTTTTGAAAGCACACATTGATTTAGGTGGTCTTACAGACTTGATTATTTCTCAAAACTATGTGGGTTCAGTTGTCAAACAATCAGAGGATTTAGAAATTTCAGATGATGAAGAGAGTGACATTAATGATGTATTTGGTATCACCACAGTAATTAATTTATCCAATGGACAA aattatCTTTGTGTACAACAACTCAGAGACTTGCTAAGGCAGATGGCTAATGAGCATGCAACGGATGCAACAAACACCATGATAAAACATGTTCTTGAAAATGATTCTGAAGCATTAGgcttattaattaatgaaagatttgTTAACATTCCAGCTCAaatttctgtaccactattggAAAACTTAGTTTCAGAAATAAAACGGGCAAATAGCAGAAAAATGCCCTTCAATTTCTCGTATTATATACTGATATGCAAACTGTATAAGACACAAGACAAGAAAATACAAAAgagattgaaaaataaaaagaaggacAATGTGGAGGAGCCTATCATTATATGGAGTAATCCGGAGGAAGAAATTTTTGCTGAAGAAGCTACGGTTAGTTTCGAATTTTCGGTAGAAAAAGATTCGGATAGTGGTTTATGTGGAACATGGAGCGAGGGGGATGATGAAATGACGCCCTATAGAAGGTTGCTTTTGTTGGACGCCAACAAACTTGAACCAATTATCgacaaaataaaaaaccaaATTTCTTAA
- the Letm1 gene encoding leucine zipper and EF-hand containing transmembrane protein 1 isoform X1: MNSLIHTKAMVSGHRSAIRQYGCFKLWYSTNQINGSLAFVYMGRRDPRNSRLLMHSALAENCPNYNYNLPYVQFRTFYVTPTWKGQESSSKVEKTVKNIKEQKAEEKAKAEEKAKAEVSVAKSVPKEIIEKPTLWQKVKGEILHYYHGFRLLGLDMKISSKLLWRILKGHELSRREHRLLVKTTGDVFRLIPFSVFIIVPFMEFLLPIVIKFFPGLLPSTFQTATDKENKLKQALKMKIEMAKFLQKTLGDMAVQSSDYKSKRAKEFAEFFYKVRSSGSVASNEEIMQFSKLFEDEITLDSLSRPQLVALCRVLDVQTLGTTNFLRFLLRMRLRSLTADDKLIEKEGIDSLTRSELQQACRARGMRAYGLPDSKLKEQLSQWLDLSLNKKVPPSLLLLSRALMVPETIPMSDKLKATISALPDTVVARTQCAIGEKEGKMDHKTNIEIIKMEERKIEEERQEKEPQPAVHQEHKTDEITKTDVKVIEQALDSLGEVKFISDFIKDKKHIVEKGELKELKEEMADYQEDLKEFYEIKAAAKGQKDIENIKVSKGAIRLFKQVNKMIHKMDEVVSELESKKQIKQSEKKENVDEEKGTSSKTIEELVKIEELISAIRKIQNVPDQHRLQRITEILAKIDDDRDGAIRVEDVLKVLELIGKEDIKLSKKQVDELLELIDKEEILESDDQIQKTLQKETSEKLKDGECTATKYVAPKSPVPATPVTTEKGYGKEELDENVADSKKSVGTSSSETEKERSAAVLKSNSTSDPVRNPPIAPGVPPPAKKAEGSKQL, translated from the exons atgaattcgTTAATTCATACAAAAGCAATGGTATCTGGTCACAGATCAGCAATACGCC AGTATGGCTGCTTTAAATTATGGTACAGTACCAATCAAATAAATGGTAGCTTAGCATTTGTTTATATGGGTAGAAGAGACCCAAGAAATAGTAGATTGTTAATGCATTCAGCATTAGCAGAAAATTgtcctaattataattataatttgccaTATGTACAATTCCGTACATTTTATGTAACACCAACATGGAAGGGTCAAGAGTCATCTTCTAAGGTTGAAAAGACTGTAAAGAATATCAAGGAACAAAAGGCAGAGGAAAAGGCAAAGGCAGAAGAAAAGGCAAAGGCAGAAGTCTCTGTTGCTAAAAGTGTTCCAAAAGAAATTATAGAAAAGCCTACACTATGGCAAAAAGTAAAGGgtgaaattttacattattatcatGGATTTAGATTATTGGGCCTTGATATGAAAATATCATCAAAGCTACTTTGGAGAATTTTGAAGGGTCATGAACTTAGTAGAAGAGAACATAGACTT CTTGTAAAAACAACAGGGGATGTGTTCAGGCTTATTCCTTTCTCCGTTTTCATTATTGTACCCTTCATGGAATTTTTGCTTCCAATTGTCATTAAATTCTTCCCTGGGTTGTTACCATCCACCTTCCAAACAGCAACAGACAAGgagaataaattgaaacaagCATTAAAA atgaaaattgaaatggctaaatttttgcaaaaaacgttgGGTGATATGGCTGTGCAATCGTCCGATTATAAATCGAAAAGAGCCAAAGAATTTGCCGAATTCTTTTATAAAGTTCGTAGTTCTGGTTCTGTAGCCAGCAATGAAGAAATAATGCAATTCAGCAAACTTTTTGAGGATGAAATTACTTTAGACTCCCTTAGTCGACCGCAATTAGTTGCATTATGTAGAGTATTAGATGTGCAAACTCTTGGAACGACGaattttttaagatttttaCTTAGAATGCGGTTAAGGAGTCTTACCGCAGATGATaaa ttAATTGAGAAAGAAGGTATAGATTCTCTTACTAGAAGTGAGCTACAACAGGCGTGTAGAGCACGTGGAATGCGAGCGTACGGACTGCCAGACAGTAAATTAAAAGAGCAGTTGTCTCAATGGTTAGACTTAAGTTTAAACAAAAAGGTTCCACCGTCGTTGTTGCTTCTTTCACGAGCATTAATGGTCCCAGAAACGATCCCTATGTCAGACAAATTAAAGGCTACTATATCAGCTCTTCCCGATACGGTCGTTGCGCGTACTCAGTGTGCAATAGGAGAGAAGGAGGGTAAAATGGATCATAAGAcgaatattgaaattataaagaTGGAAGAACGTAAGATtgaagaggaacgacaagaaAAAGAACCGCAACCTGCTGTTCATCAAGAACACAAAACTGATGAGATTACGAAAACGGATGTGAAAGTAATAGAACAGGCATTAGATTCTCTTGGAGAG gTAAAGTTTATCTCTGATTTTATCAAGGATAAGAAGCATATAGTTGAAAAAGGAGAACTAAAAGAACTGAAAGAAGAAATGGCCGATTATCAAGAAGATCTTAAAGAGTTTTACGAAATTAAAGCGGCTGCAAAGGGTCAAAAGgatatagaaaatattaaagtatCCAAGGGTGCTATACGATTATTTAAACAAGTGAATAAAATGATTCATAAGATGGATGAAGTTGTATCAGAACTTGAGTCGAAAAAACAAATCAAACAGtccgaaaagaaagaaaatgttgaTGAAGAAAAAGGCACAAGTTCTAAAACCATTGAAGAATTAGTTAAAATAGAGGAATTAATTTCAGCTATTAGGAAAATTCAGAATGTACCGGATCAACATCGATTACAACGTATAACTGAAATCTTAGCAAAAATTGATGACGATAGAGATGGTGCTATAAGAGTCGAAGACGTCCTTAAG gtGTTAGAACTAATTGGAAAGGAGGATATTAAATTGAGCAAAAAACAAGTAGATGAATTACTTGAATTAATTGATAAGGAAGAAATTTTAGAATCAGACGATCAAATACAAAAAACATTACAAAAGGAAACAAGTGAAAAACTTAAAGATGGAGAATGTACTGCAACAAAATATGTTGCGCCTAAATCTCCGGTTCCTGCTACGCCTGTAACGACTGAAAAAGGTTATGGTAAAGAGGAATTAGATGAAAATGTTGCAGATTCTAAGAAAAGTGTTGGCACATCTTCATCCGAAACGGAAAAAGAAAGGTCAGCCGCGGTTCTTAAAAGTAATTCCACTTCCGACCCGGTTAGAAATCCTCCAATAGCCCCTGGAGTGCCACCACCAGCCAAAAAAGCGGAAGGCTCTAAACAGCTGTGA
- the Letm1 gene encoding leucine zipper and EF-hand containing transmembrane protein 1 isoform X2: MNSLIHTKAMVSGHRSAIRQYGCFKLWYSTNQINGSLAFVYMGRRDPRNSRLLMHSALAENCPNYNYNLPYVQFRTFYVTPTWKGQESSSKVEKTVKNIKEQKAEEKAKAEEKAKAEVSVAKSVPKEIIEKPTLWQKVKGEILHYYHGFRLLGLDMKISSKLLWRILKGHELSRREHRLLVKTTGDVFRLIPFSVFIIVPFMEFLLPIVIKFFPGLLPSTFQTATDKENKLKQALKMKIEMAKFLQKTLGDMAVQSSDYKSKRAKEFAEFFYKVRSSGSVASNEEIMQFSKLFEDEITLDSLSRPQLVALCRVLDVQTLGTTNFLRFLLRMRLRSLTADDKLIEKEGIDSLTRSELQQACRARGMRAYGLPDSKLKEQLSQWLDLSLNKKVPPSLLLLSRALMVPETIPMSDKLKATISALPDTVVARTQCAIGEKEGKMDHKTNIEIIKMEERKIEEERQEKEPQPAVHQEHKTDEITKTDVKVIEQALDSLGEDKKHIVEKGELKELKEEMADYQEDLKEFYEIKAAAKGQKDIENIKVSKGAIRLFKQVNKMIHKMDEVVSELESKKQIKQSEKKENVDEEKGTSSKTIEELVKIEELISAIRKIQNVPDQHRLQRITEILAKIDDDRDGAIRVEDVLKVLELIGKEDIKLSKKQVDELLELIDKEEILESDDQIQKTLQKETSEKLKDGECTATKYVAPKSPVPATPVTTEKGYGKEELDENVADSKKSVGTSSSETEKERSAAVLKSNSTSDPVRNPPIAPGVPPPAKKAEGSKQL; this comes from the exons atgaattcgTTAATTCATACAAAAGCAATGGTATCTGGTCACAGATCAGCAATACGCC AGTATGGCTGCTTTAAATTATGGTACAGTACCAATCAAATAAATGGTAGCTTAGCATTTGTTTATATGGGTAGAAGAGACCCAAGAAATAGTAGATTGTTAATGCATTCAGCATTAGCAGAAAATTgtcctaattataattataatttgccaTATGTACAATTCCGTACATTTTATGTAACACCAACATGGAAGGGTCAAGAGTCATCTTCTAAGGTTGAAAAGACTGTAAAGAATATCAAGGAACAAAAGGCAGAGGAAAAGGCAAAGGCAGAAGAAAAGGCAAAGGCAGAAGTCTCTGTTGCTAAAAGTGTTCCAAAAGAAATTATAGAAAAGCCTACACTATGGCAAAAAGTAAAGGgtgaaattttacattattatcatGGATTTAGATTATTGGGCCTTGATATGAAAATATCATCAAAGCTACTTTGGAGAATTTTGAAGGGTCATGAACTTAGTAGAAGAGAACATAGACTT CTTGTAAAAACAACAGGGGATGTGTTCAGGCTTATTCCTTTCTCCGTTTTCATTATTGTACCCTTCATGGAATTTTTGCTTCCAATTGTCATTAAATTCTTCCCTGGGTTGTTACCATCCACCTTCCAAACAGCAACAGACAAGgagaataaattgaaacaagCATTAAAA atgaaaattgaaatggctaaatttttgcaaaaaacgttgGGTGATATGGCTGTGCAATCGTCCGATTATAAATCGAAAAGAGCCAAAGAATTTGCCGAATTCTTTTATAAAGTTCGTAGTTCTGGTTCTGTAGCCAGCAATGAAGAAATAATGCAATTCAGCAAACTTTTTGAGGATGAAATTACTTTAGACTCCCTTAGTCGACCGCAATTAGTTGCATTATGTAGAGTATTAGATGTGCAAACTCTTGGAACGACGaattttttaagatttttaCTTAGAATGCGGTTAAGGAGTCTTACCGCAGATGATaaa ttAATTGAGAAAGAAGGTATAGATTCTCTTACTAGAAGTGAGCTACAACAGGCGTGTAGAGCACGTGGAATGCGAGCGTACGGACTGCCAGACAGTAAATTAAAAGAGCAGTTGTCTCAATGGTTAGACTTAAGTTTAAACAAAAAGGTTCCACCGTCGTTGTTGCTTCTTTCACGAGCATTAATGGTCCCAGAAACGATCCCTATGTCAGACAAATTAAAGGCTACTATATCAGCTCTTCCCGATACGGTCGTTGCGCGTACTCAGTGTGCAATAGGAGAGAAGGAGGGTAAAATGGATCATAAGAcgaatattgaaattataaagaTGGAAGAACGTAAGATtgaagaggaacgacaagaaAAAGAACCGCAACCTGCTGTTCATCAAGAACACAAAACTGATGAGATTACGAAAACGGATGTGAAAGTAATAGAACAGGCATTAGATTCTCTTGGAGAG GATAAGAAGCATATAGTTGAAAAAGGAGAACTAAAAGAACTGAAAGAAGAAATGGCCGATTATCAAGAAGATCTTAAAGAGTTTTACGAAATTAAAGCGGCTGCAAAGGGTCAAAAGgatatagaaaatattaaagtatCCAAGGGTGCTATACGATTATTTAAACAAGTGAATAAAATGATTCATAAGATGGATGAAGTTGTATCAGAACTTGAGTCGAAAAAACAAATCAAACAGtccgaaaagaaagaaaatgttgaTGAAGAAAAAGGCACAAGTTCTAAAACCATTGAAGAATTAGTTAAAATAGAGGAATTAATTTCAGCTATTAGGAAAATTCAGAATGTACCGGATCAACATCGATTACAACGTATAACTGAAATCTTAGCAAAAATTGATGACGATAGAGATGGTGCTATAAGAGTCGAAGACGTCCTTAAG gtGTTAGAACTAATTGGAAAGGAGGATATTAAATTGAGCAAAAAACAAGTAGATGAATTACTTGAATTAATTGATAAGGAAGAAATTTTAGAATCAGACGATCAAATACAAAAAACATTACAAAAGGAAACAAGTGAAAAACTTAAAGATGGAGAATGTACTGCAACAAAATATGTTGCGCCTAAATCTCCGGTTCCTGCTACGCCTGTAACGACTGAAAAAGGTTATGGTAAAGAGGAATTAGATGAAAATGTTGCAGATTCTAAGAAAAGTGTTGGCACATCTTCATCCGAAACGGAAAAAGAAAGGTCAGCCGCGGTTCTTAAAAGTAATTCCACTTCCGACCCGGTTAGAAATCCTCCAATAGCCCCTGGAGTGCCACCACCAGCCAAAAAAGCGGAAGGCTCTAAACAGCTGTGA
- the Mob3 gene encoding MOB kinase activator 3 — protein sequence MTALSGFMEFFQKGKTFRPKKRFAHGTLRYSLHKQAQASLNSGINLRSVVKLPPGEDLNDWIAVHVVDFFNRINLIYGTVSEYCDSASCPTMSGGARFEYLWADGEKYKKPTALPAPQYVSLLMDWIEAQINNETIFPVSTDVPFPKTFVPLCRKILTRLFRVFVHVYIHHFDRIVAIGAEAHVNTCYKHFYYFVTEFELVNTKELEPLAEMTSKVCKDTASPTQTTAPSNNAR from the exons ATGACCGCGTTAAGTGGTTTTATGGAGTTTTTTCAAAAAGGAAAG ACATTCAGACCAAAAAAGCGATTTGCCCATGGAACATTGCGATATTCTTTGCATAAACAAGCACAAGCTTCATTGAATTCTGGAATTAATTTAAGATCTGTTGTAAAATTACCTCCTGGAGAGGACTTGAACGATTGGATTGCTGTGCAtg tggtagatttttttaatagaataaatcTAATATATGGTACTGTTTCTGAATATTGTGATTCTGCATCTTGTCCTACTATGAGCGGTGGGGCTCGATTTGAATATTTATGGGCAGatggtgaaaaatataaaaaacctACTGCATTACCAGCACCACAATATGTTAGTCTTCTCATGGATTGGATAGAAGCacaaattaataatgaaactaTATTTCCTGTTTCAACAG atGTTCCATTCCCAAAAACATTTGTACCATTGTGTAGAAAAATTTTGACACGCTTGTTTAGGGTTTTTGTCCATGTTTACATACATCATTTTGATCGTATTGTTGCCATAGGAGCA gaGGCACATGTAAATACatgttacaaacatttttactattttgtaACAGAATTTGAATTAGTAAATACAAAAGAATTGGAACCATTGGCTGAAATGACTTCTAAGGTTTGTAAGGATACTGCATCACCAACACAAACCACAGCACCATCAAATAATGCTAGATAG